The DNA window TTCTCGGAAGAAATTTCGAAAGGCATAGTTTCCTTTAAAATTCTCGGAGACCTGGCAATAGTAAAGCTGGAGGGGAAAGCAAGAGAATTCGGAGAAAAAATCGGCGAACTAATTCTCGAAACTTTTCCGAGGCTGAAAGCTGTTTGGTGCGACGAGGGAAAAGAGGGGATGGAACGTAAGCCCAAAATGAGGCTCTTAGCCGGAAAGGGTAGCGTCACGGTACACAAAGAGCACGATTGTCTCTTCAAAGTCGACGTGACAAAAGTTATGTACAGCCTCGGGAACCAATACGAAAAGCTGAGGGTTGCAAATCTCGTAAAAGAGGGAGAAATCGTTCTCGACATGTTTGCCGGGATCGGCTACTTCACGATTCCAATAGCAAATCATTCGAGGGCTGAAAAAATCTACGCCTTCGAAATAAACTTCGACGCCTACAAGCTTCTCCTCGAAAATCTGAGACTGAACAAGATTAGGAACGTTGTCGCCGCAAACATAGACTCCCGCTTCACTCCAGAGAGCTTCGCAGACAGAGTAGTCATGGGGCACATATTTGCCGAAGATTTTATTGAAGTGGCTGTAAAAGCTTTGAATCGCGAGGGATACATTCACTACCACGAAAGCGTTCCGGAAAAAATAATAGAGAGACCGATAAAGAGAATCGAGGCTGTTTGCAAAAAATTCAACAAAGAGGTTAGAATTTTGGGAATGAGGAAGGTCAAGAATTACTCGCCCGGAGTCGTCCACGTCGTGGTCGATGCTTATGTGCGCTGACCTCGCGATAAGCTTGAAGGATAAAAGATTGAAAATCTATGAACTTCTAAGAAAAGGTTACAGCGGAGAAAGAATAGCCAAGACTCTCGGAATAAGCAGAAGTGCCGTCTGGAAGTTCGTAGAGAAGTTGAGAAGCCTCGGTTACGAGATAGATAGGAACTACAACATTCTCTCCATTCCAGACCCATCTCCTTTGGATGCAGCCCTATGCTCGAAGAAGCTCGGGGTCGAGAAGTTTCTGTACTTCGAAGAGGTGGATTCGACGAACAACGTTGCCAAGAAAGAAGAAAGAAGCTGCGTTCTTGCTAAGAGGCAAACCGCTGGGAGGGGAAGGCTTGGGAGGAAGTGGGAAAGCGAAGAAGGTGGACTCTACTTTTCTTTCGAATTTCCGAGAAAAGTCCCGGCTGTTAAAGCTCATAGAGTCACGATTCTCACCGGACTTGTCGTTGCTAAAACTTTAGAGAAATTCAACGCGAAAATAAAGTGGCCCAACGACATTTTGATAGATGGAAAAAAAGTATCTGGAATTTTATGCGAACTCGTCGGAGAGGAGCTTTCCTCGAGGGTGATCGTAGGCGTCGGGATAAACGTTAAGAACGAGCTCCCCGAAGAGTTGAAAGATAGAGCGACGACGCTGAAAAATTACAACGTGAGCATAACGGAAATTTTCTGTTCTTTCGCAAACAACTTCGCCGAGGTCTTAAACCTCGAGTGGAGTAAAATTCTCGAAAAGTGGAGGCAATTGCTCGATACGATAGGGAAAGAGGTCGAAGTTAGAGCTGGTAGCGAGGTTTACAGAGGAATCGCTCTGGACGTGGACGATGAAGGAGCTTTAATCGTTAAATGCGGAGACGAACTCGAGAGGGTCTTCAGCGGGGAGTGCTTTTACATGTGATAACTTTAAATAGTATTTCGTGAAGAGAGTTATTCGGTGAGTGTCATGGGACTCATCGACAAAATATTCGGCGGGAAACAGGAAGCCGTAAGCGTAGAAGAATACGAGGAGCTCGATCTGAGTGAATACGAAGCTGAGCTTACAGAAGGGGAAACGTACATAAGAGTGGTGGAAGTTACCGGTTTAAACGAGGTTCCGGAGATAAGGAGGCAAGTTTACGATGGAAACATAGTTATAGCGGAGATTACCTTCATAAAGCACGACAAACTAACTCTGGACAGGATAATAAAAGATCTGAGACAGCTTGCGGAAGATGTGGGAGGAGACATAGTCGGGCTCGGAGAGGATTACATCATCGTAACGCCTCTCGGAATTAAAATTGACAGAAACAAGATTAGGGGAATTAGATCATGAACTGTCCGAAGTGCGGAGAAGAATTAAATTTACTGACGGCTTTTTACGACGCTCCATACGCTGGAAGAATTCTGATTACCACGATCTCTTGCAGCTGCGGTTTTAAGCATTCGGACGTTTTCATAGGAGAGTTCAAAGACCCCGTGAGATTTACTTTGAAAGTCGACAAGAGCAACCTCTTCGCCAAAGTCGTTAGATCAGCTTCCGGCACTATCAGAATTCCGGAACTCGGCTTGGCTATGGAACCTGGTCCAGCGAGTCAGGGATTTATAACGAACGTTGAAGGAGTTCTGATGAGGTTCGAAGATGTTGTAGAAATGGCTAAGAGGTGGAACAGCGATGACGAAGAGAAGGTAAGGATCTGCGAAGAAATCTTAGAAAAACTCAAAGCGGTTAGAGAAGGGGAAGAATCCGTTACGCTGATAGTAGAAGATCCATTCGGCAACAGTACGATAATAAGCGACGAAGTTTTTATGGAAAAGCTCAGTCAGGAGGAGGCTTCAAAGCTCAAAACCGGATTGACAATAGTCGATATCGTTGGAGAAGAAGAGTTGATGAGCTTGAAGGAGAATTTGGAAGAGTAAAAGCTCGGATTTGTGTTGCTTTGAAGCTTCGACATTCCCCTATTTTAACGACTATACTATTTCGTAAAGGCTATGTAATTAGTCTGGCGTTGGCGTTGTTCCGAAGAGAGCAAATCCAATGGTTTTCTCAAACATATCTAATGCTGCTCCCTCTCTTTGGAAGCCATGATGATGTTTCTGGATTTGAACCAGAAGAAGGAGTACCAGACTGAAAAAGTTATAGAGAAAGGTATGTGCGCCGGTTCGATGATTCTGGTACAGGTAGAGTTTATAGAAGCTGGGATTGAAGTACAGGCATGAGACTTTTATAAATACGGAGGTGTTATCTTGACGATCCCACTCTCAACGACGCAACTTGATATAGTTTCGAAAGTTTGGGTAGAGATTCCAAACAGCTGGAAAGAATTTATTGAGAAAGCAATGAAATTACGTGACTAAGAAAAAAGATTGGCTTTTTCGTTTGACAGGGGGTAGGAGCCATGTTGCTATTTTTTGGAGATTGTGCTCCATATTCCTGCGACTGCATTAGAGATCTAATCAGAGAAGATTTGAAAAAGAGGGGTTGCGAGGTTGTTAAAGATGCGTTCTAAGTTGCTATACCTCTTCAAGCTTAATCCTCTCTATTCCCACTTTGTCATAGGAAGAGTCGGAGCTAATTATCTTTCCCCCACAGTAGGCAGCATGAAAGGCGTCGAAGACTCCGAGACCGTAGTCTCTGATAAATATTGCCGCCTTAAGCAGTCTTTCATCGTCTATTCCGCACAGTGTCATGACGCTCGTGAATATTCTCACGACGTCGAGACCGTATCTTTTGGCGATGAGGGCAAGCTCAATAAAAGTGATAGCGGATGTCGTTATCTGCCCCTCATACTCTTTCAAAAGTCTTTTCGCTCTCTCCTTCAGCCAGTCTTTCTCCTTGAGAAGGGCGAGAAAGAAATCCGTATCGGCGTAGATCATTCAATCTCCTCCATCGCTTCCTCTACTATCTCCCTTCTAAGATCCTCAATCGACTTTGATGGTAACTTTTTACCCTCCTTTTCAAGTTCTTTAATTGGATCCGCAGGCTTCGGTATCAGCAGAATGCCGTCCTTGACCTCAACAACGAAGACCTCTTTGCCTATCCTACTTCTGACACTCTTCGGCAAATACACCCTCCCTCTTTCATCAACTTTAGCCCACATAATAATAAATAAATGGGAAGAAAATATAAGTTTTCCCATTCACCTGCGGAGTGTTTCTCAATCTCCTCAAGCATTCCCAAAACGAACACGATGAGGAGGTTTTTAGGAAAATATCCTGCGAGTCATGAAAATGTTCCTCTTTCCGGAAAGTTCAAGAGGACAGTTATTAACGTCCACATTAGAAATTTAGAAAAGAGCGCCGAGAGAAAGCTTCTTCACGAGCTCTAATCCTTTCCATTATGACTTAAACTGAAAAGTCTGCCTTCATGTTTTGCGGGAATAGTTGTCGAAAACTTTTGCGTAAAGCCGCCCGGCTGGTGGTTCTTTTTGTATAAGTTCGTTGAGGGGGAGTCCCCGAGCATCACGGCAAGTTCATCAAGTTTTTTTCAGTGATGGTTATTCTCTCCGCCTCGTCGATGTCGAGGTAAACTTCAATAACCTCTTTTTCGCTTTAAAAGACTCATCCCACGTACTTCGTTTCTTTTGACAATGTAAACCATTGATTGTAAGTATCTCTTTCCGCTAAGTTTTACCCATAACGAAACAGAGCACACTCTCCGGGACGCGAAGCAAAAGAGAGCGCCGGGGGTGGGATTCGAACCCACGCGGGCAGAGCCCAGCGGCTTAGCAGGCCGCCGCCTTACCACTCGGCAACCCCGGCTTAAAGAAATCTTTTCGGTATCTGGTTTTAAACGTTTTGTTCATTATTGTCATTTGATAACCTGCAACAAAATGAAAAGACAATAAGTAAATACCGCACACATTTTTTCATTCTGTGAACTTTCCCAAGAAAGTAAAAATTGCAAACGGCGAAGAAATTACGCTCAGATTCCCTAAGAAAGACGATTTGGAGAAGTTGATAAGGATGTACACAACGCTATCCGAAAATTCACTCCGATTTCTCAGACCTTACGAGTTTTCGAAGGAAGAAGTCAAAAAGATGTTCGAAAGAGTCGATTTCGAAAACGTTTACTCTGTTGTTGCGGAAAACGAAAAGGGGGAAATCGTGGCTGAAAGCAGACTGATAAAGGTGAGCGAAAATTCCGCTGAGCTGGCTGTCATAGTTCACGACAGCTACCAAAACAAAAAGCTCGGACAGACCCTTGCGAGGGAAATGATAGAGTTCGCAAAGAGCAGAGGGTTCAAAAGATTAATAGCGTTCATAAATGAGAGAAATCGCGCTGCTTTACACATCTTCGAAAAGTTAGGGTTTAAAGTTGAAGCCCGCTCTTACCTTGAGCCGAGCATAATGGGGAAAAGTGGGGCTGCTTTAAAGCTCGTTCTCCAAATTTAATCGTACTCCCTCCAAGTTTTCCCGCACTTCGTGCAGCGGAAAAACCTCACCTCGCTTTCGTCCGCTGCTCTCAATTGCCTTAACCACCAGTAAGCTTCCCTGTTTCCGCATGCCGGGCAAATGACGTTCGTCGTTGGCAGAGTTTTTACGTTCTCCTCCTCAATTACCGGTA is part of the Ferroglobus placidus DSM 10642 genome and encodes:
- a CDS encoding GNAT family N-acetyltransferase; amino-acid sequence: MNFPKKVKIANGEEITLRFPKKDDLEKLIRMYTTLSENSLRFLRPYEFSKEEVKKMFERVDFENVYSVVAENEKGEIVAESRLIKVSENSAELAVIVHDSYQNKKLGQTLAREMIEFAKSRGFKRLIAFINERNRAALHIFEKLGFKVEARSYLEPSIMGKSGAALKLVLQI
- a CDS encoding class I SAM-dependent methyltransferase → MKVVKVPKVKAEEVRKFAEKIGAKDKRRLITFDGSFVYIPIYDGFEEHFSGFEVIEDENPVFAKKYDVKKLAREKFSEEISKGIVSFKILGDLAIVKLEGKAREFGEKIGELILETFPRLKAVWCDEGKEGMERKPKMRLLAGKGSVTVHKEHDCLFKVDVTKVMYSLGNQYEKLRVANLVKEGEIVLDMFAGIGYFTIPIANHSRAEKIYAFEINFDAYKLLLENLRLNKIRNVVAANIDSRFTPESFADRVVMGHIFAEDFIEVAVKALNREGYIHYHESVPEKIIERPIKRIEAVCKKFNKEVRILGMRKVKNYSPGVVHVVVDAYVR
- a CDS encoding cell division protein SepF; the protein is MGLIDKIFGGKQEAVSVEEYEELDLSEYEAELTEGETYIRVVEVTGLNEVPEIRRQVYDGNIVIAEITFIKHDKLTLDRIIKDLRQLAEDVGGDIVGLGEDYIIVTPLGIKIDRNKIRGIRS
- a CDS encoding transcription factor S, which gives rise to MEFCPKCKSIMIYQGDKAVCRKCGFEKDAGEKEFITVSKRNKEEIPVIEEENVKTLPTTNVICPACGNREAYWWLRQLRAADESEVRFFRCTKCGKTWREYD
- a CDS encoding type II toxin-antitoxin system VapC family toxin; the protein is MIYADTDFFLALLKEKDWLKERAKRLLKEYEGQITTSAITFIELALIAKRYGLDVVRIFTSVMTLCGIDDERLLKAAIFIRDYGLGVFDAFHAAYCGGKIISSDSSYDKVGIERIKLEEV
- a CDS encoding biotin--[acetyl-CoA-carboxylase] ligase; this encodes MCADLAISLKDKRLKIYELLRKGYSGERIAKTLGISRSAVWKFVEKLRSLGYEIDRNYNILSIPDPSPLDAALCSKKLGVEKFLYFEEVDSTNNVAKKEERSCVLAKRQTAGRGRLGRKWESEEGGLYFSFEFPRKVPAVKAHRVTILTGLVVAKTLEKFNAKIKWPNDILIDGKKVSGILCELVGEELSSRVIVGVGINVKNELPEELKDRATTLKNYNVSITEIFCSFANNFAEVLNLEWSKILEKWRQLLDTIGKEVEVRAGSEVYRGIALDVDDEGALIVKCGDELERVFSGECFYM
- a CDS encoding AbrB/MazE/SpoVT family DNA-binding domain-containing protein, translating into MWAKVDERGRVYLPKSVRSRIGKEVFVVEVKDGILLIPKPADPIKELEKEGKKLPSKSIEDLRREIVEEAMEEIE
- a CDS encoding ZPR1 zinc finger domain-containing protein, which encodes MNCPKCGEELNLLTAFYDAPYAGRILITTISCSCGFKHSDVFIGEFKDPVRFTLKVDKSNLFAKVVRSASGTIRIPELGLAMEPGPASQGFITNVEGVLMRFEDVVEMAKRWNSDDEEKVRICEEILEKLKAVREGEESVTLIVEDPFGNSTIISDEVFMEKLSQEEASKLKTGLTIVDIVGEEELMSLKENLEE